A stretch of Coccidioides posadasii str. Silveira chromosome 2, complete sequence DNA encodes these proteins:
- a CDS encoding uncharacterized protein (EggNog:ENOG410PJAG~COG:K): MFRNRKNSQKPSEELYTDFKQSFPQICSSITTTLDAAHENNGVLVDPVIGQTLTQRPMMDVKDKKDTDGISKVPPEQWNFTPSLMDPNSFAFSSFANQPPAYYAASPTAGALANPAHSGDMPTPNMALSLLTPLPIPQSSSADPSMPHSAIDLGSFHQPFIPHQGHGVDPFGQTHGFAPSTFLRRDPDLSALGRSLEDPTFSNSLGLNNPSLGLVPGRLSESADGLQGHNNENFRFHATLRASTAMVKDPDEIPVTYLNKGQAYTINIIDTAPMASASQQLRYRTYIRVSFEEEEQRSKPASCWQLWKEGRGTNEAHQRDGKLLAVEHVDPNQGGAGDGRHPRVQLEKANFDGFSVLWVPSRTTGNPECAISVRFNFLSTDFSHSKGVKGIPVRLCAKTEVIATSSSEPPLGDSPEVCYCKVKLFRDHGAERKLSNDVAHIKKLMEKIKQQITQAEIGSANFDKRKRSCSISSKGMVKSAKLGKSKRPWSIGSQDGVKSTLEEDLQIKLSNLNDMFSSTQPVSVLNLKGDPQDDPDLFPVQLDTTLDENFVQRMSFDSAQSNDGASATNAFSPSPGNHSPSSSHHSFEAKGANFMNESYSTSRHGSLDWSSASQRGGDNMKHGQFINQPIKVQRISADDSNPGSDTWIEAMGVDSNYEPPNDTPKKPKCCFYVRARQSMGQKGEDYYHAIYLAERTAKGLMETVAKKCRFDPARIVRALVIRGNGFNVVLDDDVVREMAEGQDMTVEFSELEDSGQSGMDLDDPKSPVTVSDIEMRFFL, from the exons ATGTTTCGTAATCG AAAGAATTCCCAGAAGCCCTCTGAGGAGCTCTACACCGATTTCAAGCAGTCCTTCCCCCAGATCTGCTCCAGCATCACCACCACGCTGGACGCCGCTCACGAGAACAACGGTGTCCTCGTCGACCCCGTAATTGGCCAGACTCTTACCCAGAG GCCGATGATGGACGTAAAGGACAAGAAGGATACCGATGGCATCTCCAAAGTTCCCCCGGAACAGTGGAATTTCACCCCATCCCTGATGGACCCCAACTCCTTCGCCTTCTCTTCCTTCGCCAACCAGCCGCCTGCATACTACGCTGCGAGCCCGACCGCCGGTGCTCTGGCCAACCCAGCTCACTCGGGAGATATGCCCACCCCGAACATGGCTCTCAGCCTCCTCACACCGCTCCCGATACCTCAGTCCAGTTCTGCTGACCCCTCGATGCCTCACTCAGCCATCGACCTTGGCTCGTTCCATCAACCTTTTATCCCCCATCAAGGACACGGCGTGGACCCGTTTGGACAAACTCATGGTTTTGCACCGAGTACTTTCCTTCGTCGTGACCCAGACTTGTCTGCGTTGGGCCGCTCACTGGAAGATCCCACTTTCAGTAACAGCTTGGGCTTGAACAACCCATCTCTGGGACTGGTCCCGGGACGTCTCTCAGAATCTGCTGATGGGTTACAAGGCCATAACAATGAAAA CTTCCGATTCCATGCCACACTCCGCGCATCGACCGCCATGGTGAAGGATCCTGATGAAATCCCGGTAACATACCTAAATAAGGGCCAGGCGTACACGATAAACATCATAGATACTGCTCCCATGGCCTCGGCCTCTCAGCAACTTCGGTATCGCACCTATATCCGTGTTTCATTTGAAGAGGAGGAACAACGTTCCAAACCAGCGAGCTGTTGGCAGCTATGGAAGGAAGGTCGCGGGACAAATGAAGCCCACCAACGTGACGGCAAACTTCTAGCTGTTGAACATGTTGATCCTAACCAAGGCGGAGCTGGAGACGGCCGGCACCCCCGTGTACAGTTGGAAAAGGCAAACTTTGATGGGTTTTCTGTCCTTTGGGTACCCAGCAGAACCACGGGAAATCCGGAATGCGCTATATCTGTTCGATTCAACTTTTTGTCAACTGATTTTAGCCATTCTAAGGGCGTGAAGGGCATTCCGGTCAGGCTATGCGCGAAGACGGAGGTCATAGCCACGAGTAGCTCAGAGCCTCCGCTTGGTGACTCTCCTGAAGTCTgctactgcaaagtgaaaCTGTTTAGAGATCACGGAGCGGAAAGGAAGCTGTCCAATGATGTTGCGCACATCAAGAAGCTGATGGAAAAGATCAAACAGCAGATCACCCAGGCCGAAATTGGGTCTGCGAATTTTGATAAGCGGAAGAGAAGCTGCTCTATCAGCTCCAAAGGGATGGTCAAGTCAGCGAAACTCGGAAAGAGTAAACGGCCGTGGTCGATCGGGTCGCAAGACGGAGTCAAGTCGACTCTGGAGGAGGATTTGCAAATCAAGCTGTCAAACTTGAACGACATGTTTTCGTCCACACAACCCGTCAGCGTTCTCAACCTGAAAGGTGACCCTCAAGACGACCCCGACCTGTTTCCCGTTCAACTGGACACGACGCTTGATGAGAATTTTGTACAACGCATGAGCTTCGACTCCGCGCAGTCCAACGATGGTGCGTCGGCAACTAATGCcttctctccttctcctggCAACCACTCACCCAGTTCCTCTCACCATTCTTTCGAAGCAAAGGGCGCAAATTTCATGAACGAGTCGTATTCGACTTCGAGACATGGGTCGTTGGATTGGTCAAGTGCTTCGCAGCGCGGTGGCGACAATATGAAGCATGGACAATTTATAAACCAACCGATCAAAGTCCAGCGCATCTCCGCTGATGACTCCAATCCCGGATCTGATACCTGGATTGAAGCTATGGGCGTGGACAGTAATTATGAACCTCCTAATGACACTCCAAAGAAGCCAA AATGTTGCTTCTACGTCCGCGCCCGGCAAAGCATGGGACAGAAGGGCGAAGATTATTATCATGCGATCTACCTAGCGGAACGCACTGCGAAAGGATTAATGGAAACAGTTGCCAAGAAGTGTCGATTCGATCCGGCACGAATTGTGCGGGCTCTAGTTATTCGCGGCAATGGCTTTAATGTCGTTTTAGATGATGATGTTGTCCGCGAGATGGCGGAAGGCCAAGACATGACTGTTGAATTCTCCGAGCTGGAAGACTCGGGCCAATCGGGCATGGACCTCGACGATCCGAAGTCGCCGGTTACAGTGTCTGATATTGAAATGCGATTCTTTTTGTGA
- a CDS encoding uncharacterized protein (EggNog:ENOG410PJAG~COG:K) encodes MMDVKDKKDTDGISKVPPEQWNFTPSLMDPNSFAFSSFANQPPAYYAASPTAGALANPAHSGDMPTPNMALSLLTPLPIPQSSSADPSMPHSAIDLGSFHQPFIPHQGHGVDPFGQTHGFAPSTFLRRDPDLSALGRSLEDPTFSNSLGLNNPSLGLVPGRLSESADGLQGHNNENFRFHATLRASTAMVKDPDEIPVTYLNKGQAYTINIIDTAPMASASQQLRYRTYIRVSFEEEEQRSKPASCWQLWKEGRGTNEAHQRDGKLLAVEHVDPNQGGAGDGRHPRVQLEKANFDGFSVLWVPSRTTGNPECAISVRFNFLSTDFSHSKGVKGIPVRLCAKTEVIATSSSEPPLGDSPEVCYCKVKLFRDHGAERKLSNDVAHIKKLMEKIKQQITQAEIGSANFDKRKRSCSISSKGMVKSAKLGKSKRPWSIGSQDGVKSTLEEDLQIKLSNLNDMFSSTQPVSVLNLKGDPQDDPDLFPVQLDTTLDENFVQRMSFDSAQSNDGASATNAFSPSPGNHSPSSSHHSFEAKGANFMNESYSTSRHGSLDWSSASQRGGDNMKHGQFINQPIKVQRISADDSNPGSDTWIEAMGVDSNYEPPNDTPKKPKCCFYVRARQSMGQKGEDYYHAIYLAERTAKGLMETVAKKCRFDPARIVRALVIRGNGFNVVLDDDVVREMAEGQDMTVEFSELEDSGQSGMDLDDPKSPVTVSDIEMRFFL; translated from the exons ATGATGGACGTAAAGGACAAGAAGGATACCGATGGCATCTCCAAAGTTCCCCCGGAACAGTGGAATTTCACCCCATCCCTGATGGACCCCAACTCCTTCGCCTTCTCTTCCTTCGCCAACCAGCCGCCTGCATACTACGCTGCGAGCCCGACCGCCGGTGCTCTGGCCAACCCAGCTCACTCGGGAGATATGCCCACCCCGAACATGGCTCTCAGCCTCCTCACACCGCTCCCGATACCTCAGTCCAGTTCTGCTGACCCCTCGATGCCTCACTCAGCCATCGACCTTGGCTCGTTCCATCAACCTTTTATCCCCCATCAAGGACACGGCGTGGACCCGTTTGGACAAACTCATGGTTTTGCACCGAGTACTTTCCTTCGTCGTGACCCAGACTTGTCTGCGTTGGGCCGCTCACTGGAAGATCCCACTTTCAGTAACAGCTTGGGCTTGAACAACCCATCTCTGGGACTGGTCCCGGGACGTCTCTCAGAATCTGCTGATGGGTTACAAGGCCATAACAATGAAAA CTTCCGATTCCATGCCACACTCCGCGCATCGACCGCCATGGTGAAGGATCCTGATGAAATCCCGGTAACATACCTAAATAAGGGCCAGGCGTACACGATAAACATCATAGATACTGCTCCCATGGCCTCGGCCTCTCAGCAACTTCGGTATCGCACCTATATCCGTGTTTCATTTGAAGAGGAGGAACAACGTTCCAAACCAGCGAGCTGTTGGCAGCTATGGAAGGAAGGTCGCGGGACAAATGAAGCCCACCAACGTGACGGCAAACTTCTAGCTGTTGAACATGTTGATCCTAACCAAGGCGGAGCTGGAGACGGCCGGCACCCCCGTGTACAGTTGGAAAAGGCAAACTTTGATGGGTTTTCTGTCCTTTGGGTACCCAGCAGAACCACGGGAAATCCGGAATGCGCTATATCTGTTCGATTCAACTTTTTGTCAACTGATTTTAGCCATTCTAAGGGCGTGAAGGGCATTCCGGTCAGGCTATGCGCGAAGACGGAGGTCATAGCCACGAGTAGCTCAGAGCCTCCGCTTGGTGACTCTCCTGAAGTCTgctactgcaaagtgaaaCTGTTTAGAGATCACGGAGCGGAAAGGAAGCTGTCCAATGATGTTGCGCACATCAAGAAGCTGATGGAAAAGATCAAACAGCAGATCACCCAGGCCGAAATTGGGTCTGCGAATTTTGATAAGCGGAAGAGAAGCTGCTCTATCAGCTCCAAAGGGATGGTCAAGTCAGCGAAACTCGGAAAGAGTAAACGGCCGTGGTCGATCGGGTCGCAAGACGGAGTCAAGTCGACTCTGGAGGAGGATTTGCAAATCAAGCTGTCAAACTTGAACGACATGTTTTCGTCCACACAACCCGTCAGCGTTCTCAACCTGAAAGGTGACCCTCAAGACGACCCCGACCTGTTTCCCGTTCAACTGGACACGACGCTTGATGAGAATTTTGTACAACGCATGAGCTTCGACTCCGCGCAGTCCAACGATGGTGCGTCGGCAACTAATGCcttctctccttctcctggCAACCACTCACCCAGTTCCTCTCACCATTCTTTCGAAGCAAAGGGCGCAAATTTCATGAACGAGTCGTATTCGACTTCGAGACATGGGTCGTTGGATTGGTCAAGTGCTTCGCAGCGCGGTGGCGACAATATGAAGCATGGACAATTTATAAACCAACCGATCAAAGTCCAGCGCATCTCCGCTGATGACTCCAATCCCGGATCTGATACCTGGATTGAAGCTATGGGCGTGGACAGTAATTATGAACCTCCTAATGACACTCCAAAGAAGCCAA AATGTTGCTTCTACGTCCGCGCCCGGCAAAGCATGGGACAGAAGGGCGAAGATTATTATCATGCGATCTACCTAGCGGAACGCACTGCGAAAGGATTAATGGAAACAGTTGCCAAGAAGTGTCGATTCGATCCGGCACGAATTGTGCGGGCTCTAGTTATTCGCGGCAATGGCTTTAATGTCGTTTTAGATGATGATGTTGTCCGCGAGATGGCGGAAGGCCAAGACATGACTGTTGAATTCTCCGAGCTGGAAGACTCGGGCCAATCGGGCATGGACCTCGACGATCCGAAGTCGCCGGTTACAGTGTCTGATATTGAAATGCGATTCTTTTTGTGA
- a CDS encoding uncharacterized protein (SECRETED:SignalP(1-21)), translated as MNTKIAAAILAFTTLTVNINAGKNQPRPSLASAVLDIVTDSVSDIDANKVNIRDNGDLAATDVVTVTVTDCSPASVTSPVVSTTAASIPVSSPIIETSSVFSSVVTSVSTISESTTPHVTSSSTEVKVSSSTETEETESTSTVPASTTAPAPSNDATHVTGVTGGVFGALIVAILNIF; from the exons ATGAACACAAAGATCGCAGCGGCCATTTTGGCCTTCACCACTCTTACAGTCAACATCAACGCCGGTAAAAACCAACCACGACCCTCCCTTGCATCCGCTGTGCTCGACATTGTCACTGACTCCGTATCAGACATCGATGCCAACAAGGTCAACATTCGCGACAACGGCGACCTTGCCGCTACTGATG TCGTTACCGTCACCGTCACTGACTGCAGCCCCGCAAGCGTCACAAGCCCAGTCGTTAGCACCACTGCTGCCTCCATTCCTGTTTCCTCTCCGATCATTGAAACCAGCAGCGTCTTCAGCTCGGTTGTCACCAGCGTCTCGACCATCAGCGAAAGCACCACTCCCCATGTCACTTCGAGCAGCACCGAAGTCAAGGTGTCTTCGTCCACTGAGACCGAGGAAACAGAAAGTACCTCAACTGTTCCGGCCTCCACCACTGCTCCGGCCCCAAGCAACGACGCGACCCATGTGACTGGCGTTACCGGCGGTGTCTTCGGCGCTTTGATTGTTGCAATTCTTAATATTTTCTAA
- the VPS41 gene encoding Vacuolar protein sorting-associated protein 41 (BUSCO:22992at4751~EggNog:ENOG410PGI4~COG:U~BUSCO:876at33183), with protein sequence MADDAILPEAGDSKSASSPSSSARERQAEQDNNHRSEEEYDDDDDEEEEEEEEEDEEESDGEDEDEEPRLKYVSFTKSIGPVYRNGDATSSFLVGGDKMIVGTHNGNILVFDASTFQRFRVYHAHSASVTSVSMSPFPPPLPSNTGGKNAPLADSSSRASVDLSKSPGQSRQTTVPHSPSNAIYIATSSIDGNVCVSSLLDPKDVLLRNFGRPVQAVALSPDYKSDKTYLSGGLAGDLVLTVGGRVGTSSNSTTMAGATASPSGWFGALGFGGNNGKDTVLHSGEGSISAIKWSLSGKYIVWVNEEGIKIMRSHLHLDNADSDFAWKRMNHVDRPRGPQWDEMAGVWKPRAEWIDEDTYPGGPGTGEAHTGQLKLDHRERLVVGWGGTIWVINVFPPGRDKDPRKNVIGSAEVVAILRTDCIVSGVSLYNPNVLLVLSYVASEDDGKSKRKQVGPTRGVRHRQNGLEPEIRLIDVETKEELSVDTLTMRRYESLSASDYHLGALPPAKILDTPIRRGTFETIGTGILDATLYPTRLFSSASSVRSVTSSGDRRSSLTSSLADAPVADHDSKELAILASEGIKIFIHSPYDCVVAVKRDVKDRLSWLKDHEKYEEAWELLQQHPEAVAQDIDEGESPLSTPKQRRGSVIGLFSEPVDRADNIKLEKERQNVGESWLEQLISNNNWEKAGEVCGKVLTTTPKWEHWIWIFAKNNKFDEIVSHVPLDIHPPLPGLVYEVILGHYVSRNHMKFKELLDLWPPNLFDIDSVIAAINEQIKSSIAAEEADESRLLTECLAQLFLAGGHYREALRCYIRLQDAETAMSLIREHHLLDAVADDVPGLILIRVSKDQIKSASISELEAATSEPIKLLVREAVNGIVHPATVISQLQAADLHLFLYFYVRALWKGDFLSTTTDKGTTPIRGHHRTSAADKLVADEGRLLIDAFADTVVELFADYDRPLLMDFLQSNTSYSYNAACATCELRHFTPELIYLFSKTGQTKRALHLILSDLRDVSHAISFAKSQDDPDLWEDLLSYSMDKPEYIRCLLVEAGTAIDPITLVKRIPSGLEIQGLREGLTRMIREHDIQASISQGVAKVLAGEVSMRMDTLRKGQRRGIKFDIVPNEEAKPTSAVSQHNEPKEELDAKGNVESSEKKQTFEPGRCAGCHSKFIEQEKEPLVGFACGHVYHLSHLHLTPRGHSSGEGNSQLEPPQSTLYEDSSPLLSRTVGLKVTNARLLREKIGDGCQICASKRVTQGQ encoded by the exons ATGGCGGATGACGCGATCCTACCCGAAGCTGGGGACTCAAAGTCAGCTTCCAGTCCCAGTTCGTCCGCCAGGGAAAGACAAGCGGAGCAAGATAACAACCATCGGAGcgaagaagaatatgatgacgatgacgacgaagaagaggaggaggaggaggaggaggatgaggaggagtCAGACGgcgaggatgaagatgaagagccACGACTTAAATATGTCTCCTTCACCAAAAGCATAGGCCCAGTGTACCGCAATGGCGATGCGACAAGCAGCTTTCTCGTTGGTGGGGATAAAATG ATTGTTGGCACTCATAATGGGAATATT CTTGTCTTCGACGCTTCGACCTTCCAGCGCTTTCGAGTGTATCATGCCCATTCAGCCAGCGTGACCTCCGTATCGATGTCTCCTTTCCCACCACCTCTGCCTTCCAACACGGGTGGAAAGAACGCACCCCTGGCGGATTCATCAAGCCGCGCATCGGTGGACCTGTCGAAGTCTCCTGGACAATCGCGACAAACGACAGTACCCCATTCTCCTTCAAACGCGATATACATAGCCACATCTTCCATCGATGGGAATGTATGTGTCTCGTCGCTGTTAGACCCCAAAGATGTACTCCTTCGGAACTTTGGTCGCCCTGTCCAAGCCGTCGCCCTGTCCCCGGATTATAAAAGCGACAAAACTTATTTATCCGGAGGACTTGCTGGCGATTTAGTCCTTACGGTCGGTGGACGTGTTGGAACAAGTTCAAATTCAACCACGATGGCCGGTGCTACTGCGAGCCCGTCCGGTTGGTTCGGAGCGTTAGGCTTCGGTGGGAATAACGGTAAGGACACTGTCCTGCACTCTGGCGAAGGGAGTATAAGCGCCATCAAGTGGTCATTGTCGGGGAAGTATATCGTCTGGGTTAATGAGGAAGGGATCAAAATTATGCGGTCTCACCTACACTTGGATAACGCCGACTCGGACTTCGCGTGGAAACGGATGAACCATGTTGACCGTCCTCGCGGCCCACAGTGGGACGAAATGGCGGGTGTATGGAAGCCCAGAGCCGAATGGATAGATGAAGATACCTACCCGGGTGGGCCAGGTACAGGTGAGGCGCATACTGGGCAGCTAAAGCTTGACCATCGAGAAAGATTGGTGGTGGGCTGGGGAGGAACCATCTGGGTGATCAACGTTTTCCCCCCAGGGCGCGATAAAGATCCCCGAAAGAATGTAATCGGTTCCGCAGAGGTTGTCGCAAT ATTACGCACAGACTGCATTGTGTCCGGAGTTTCGCTTTATAACCCCAATGTGCTGCTTGTCCTATCATATGTTGCATCCGAAGACGATGGCAAGTCAAAACGGAAGCAGGTTGGGCCCACTCGTGGCGTTAGACATCGACAAAACGGCCTCGAGCCAGAGATAAGGCTCATTGACGTCGAGACCAAAGAGGAACTTAGCGTCGACACGCTTACCATGCGCCGCTACGAGAGTCTTTCGGCGTCCGATTATCACCTTGGGGCTCTGCCACCGGCCAAAATTCTCGATACCCCCATACGCCGAGGAACGTTTGAAACAATCGGAACGGGTATACTGGATGCTACCCTGTATCCGACTCGCCTTTTTAGTTCCGCAAGTAGTGTTCGGAGCGTGACAAGTAGTGGGGATAGAAGATCGAGCCTGACGTCAAGCTTGGCCGATGCTCCGGTTGCCGATCACGATAGTAAAGAACTTGCGATCCTGGCTAGCGAAGGAATCAAAATTTTCATTCACAGCCCATACGACTGTGTGGTTGCCGTGAAAAGAGATGTTAAAGACCGTCTTTCCTGGTTGAAGGAtcatgagaaatatgaagaAGCCTGGGAACTTCTTCAGCAACATCCAGAAGCCGTAGCTCAAGATATTGACGAAGGTGAAAGCCCCTTGAGTACTCCCAAACAACGTCGAGGGAGCGTTATTGGGCTATTTTCAGAGCCAGTCGACCGAGCAGACAACATAAAGCTGGAGAAAGAGCGACAAAATGTTGGTGAGTCGTGGCTGGAGCAGCTTATTAGCAACAACAACTGGGAGAAAGCTGGCGAGGTGTGTGGTAAGGTGCTCACCACAACGCCAAAATGGGAGCACTGGATCTGGATATTCGCGAAAAACAACAAGTTTGACGAGATTGTATCTCATGTTCCCCTCGATATTCACCCTCCATTGCCTGGCCTAGTTTACGAAGTGATCCTTGGGCATTACGTCTCACGAAATCATATGAAATTCAAGGAGTTGCTTGACCTCTGGCCGCCCAACCTTTTTGACATTGATAGCGTCATAGCTGCCATCAATGAACAGATAAAGTCTTCAATTGCAGCGGAGGAAGCAGATGAGAGCCGCCTTTTAACAGAATGCCTTGCACAGCTGTTCTTGGCCGGAGGACACTATCGTGAAGCATTACGATGCTATATTCGACTTCAGGACGCAGAAACTGCCATGTCTCTTATACGAGAGCACCATTTGCTTGATGCAGTCGCAGACGATGTGCCGGGTCTTATTCTCATTCGAGTGTCAAAGGATCAAATTAAAAGTGCATCCATTTCCGAGCTCGAAGCAGCCACATCTGAACCTATCAAACTCCTCGTACGCGAGGCGGTTAATGGAATTGTACATCCAGCCACCGTTATCTCCCAGCTCCAAGCGGCAGATTTGCATCTTTTCCTGTACTTTTATGTTCGCGCCCTTTGGAAGGGGGATTTTCTCTCAACGACCACCGATAAGGGGACAACCCCAATACGAGGGCATCATCGAACAAGCGCTGCGGATAAGCTTGTCGCTGATGAAGGGAGGCTATTGATCGATGCCTTTGCGGATACGGTGGTCGAGCTATTCGCAGACTATGATCGGCCCTTACTTATGGACTTTTTGCAGTCCAACACGTCATATTCGTACAATGCAGCGTGCGCAACTTGTGAGCTTCGTCACTTCACCCCGGAACTTATCTACCTCTTCTCCAAAACCGGTCAGACCAAACGAGCCCTTCACTTGATTCTATCAGACTTAAGAGACGTCTCGCATGCTATATCCTTTGCCAAATCCCAAGATGACCCCGATCTCTGGGAAGACCTTCTTTCGTATTCCATGGATAAACCAGAATATATTCGATGTTTGCTTGTTGAAGCAGGAACAGCAATCGATCCGATCACGTTGGTGAAGCGAATCCCGAGTGGATTGGAGATCCAAGGATTGAGAGAGGGTCTGACAAGGATGATTCGCGAACATGATATCCAAGCTAGCATCAGTCAAGGCGTTGCCAAAGTCCTTGCGGGTGAAGTTTCGATGCGAATGGACACCCTTCGGAAGGGACAACGGCGAGGCATCAAATTTGACATCGTACCCAACGAAGAAGCCAAACCTACGAGTGCAGTGTCGCAACATAATGAGCCAAAAGAAGAACTAGATGCAAAAGGAAACGTGGAATCATCGGAGAAGAAACAAACCTTTGAGCCAGGCCGCTGCGCTGGCTGTCATTCCAAATTCATAGAACAAG AAAAAGAGCCGCTGGTCGGCTTCGCTTGTGGACATGTCTATCATCTGTCTCATCTCCACCTGACTCCACGGGGCCATTCATCTGGCGAAGGAAATTCGCAGTTGGAACCCCCACAATCAACGCTGTACGAAGACTCGTCACCTCTTTTGTCGCGTACTGTTGGTCTCAAAGTCACAAATGCTAGACTGTTACGTGAGAAAATCGGCGATGGATGTCAGATCTGTGCGTCGAAAAGAGTGACCCAAGGCCAGTAA
- a CDS encoding uncharacterized protein (EggNog:ENOG410PMAF~COG:S~BUSCO:7740at33183) → MFAPRTVSRLLGPSVRCGAPRRSAPVFGIRLLSLRGSPQQTGFYSSKSIPEPPVGENASVDLSKAKRSSRSPAAKTSLRRAAVEAQLSKDGRRRPHPSEEPLAQTKMVTAYAVAEQFDIGKVMKILLAKGYEPDPFETGLYPQVIHVQVPLDSIRRTTSLAASDLPADQVGDVFIFPSGTVVSWSLPEGFTSYLASTVLLPAAENPHIADMETEHLEYSEDPQRDSSTMKGDKIILGTKPTLENNRHEYNRSERQSVDTVFTKIAFSSGLARSTKLAVLESLLSNYFDSTRNIPTLLSKGTRLPYSRGFILRKTGQLLSLRAQLNLYSELTDSLPDLFWDSKHELGLEGNYDQVGRALDVGIRIKILNEKMDYAQEIASVLRERLSETHGLRLEWTIILLIAVEVGFEVLRLWKEKKQEEAEEKKASA, encoded by the exons ATGTTTGCGCCTCGAACCGTATCCAGATTGTTAGGGCCCTCTGTGCGTTGCGGAGCTCCAAGACGGTCTGCACCCGTCTTCGGCATCCGATTGCTTTCCCTTCGCGGCTCCCCTCAGCAAACTGGTTTCTATTCATCAAAATCAATTCCCGAACCTCCCGTCGGCGAGAATGCCTCGGTAGACTTATCGAAGGCAAAACGATCGTCCAGATCTCCAGCAGCGAAAACGTCTCTGCGCCGGGCCGCCGTGGAAGCACAGCTTTCAAAAGATGGCAGAAGAAGACCTCACCCGAGCGAAGAGCCGCTTGCTCAGACCAAG ATGGTTACAGCCTACGCTGTTGCCGAACAGTTCGACATCGGAAAGGTGATGAAAATTCTGTTAGCAAAGGGCTATGAACCGGATCCATTCGAAACCGGCCTTTATCCTCAAGTAATCCACGTACAAGTCCCTCTTGACTCGATACGAAGAACCACAAGCCTGGCCGCATCGGATTTACCGGCGGATCAGGTTGGAGACGTTTTCATCTTCCCGTCAGGCACAGTTGTATCATGGTCTCTACCGGAAGGATTCACGTCGTACCTTGCGAGCACGGTCCTATTACCCGCAGCTGAGAATCCGCATATCGCCGATATGGAAACGGAGCATTTAGAATATTCAGAAGATCCCCAGCGTGATAGCAGTACGATGAAAGGCGATAAGATCATCTTGGGAACAAAGCCCACCCTGGAAAATAATCGCCACGAATACAACCGTTCAGAGAGGCAGTCGGTAGATACGGTTTTTACCAAGATCGCGTTCTCCTCAGGGTTGGCTAGAAGCACAAAGCTGGCTGTCCTGGAGAGCCTGTTGTCCAACTATTTTGACTCGACACGCAATATCCCCACCCTCCTTTCCAAAGGAACGCGACTGCCGTACTCACGAGGATTTATCCTGCGCAAGACAGGCCAGCTTCTTAGCTTACGAGCGCAGTTGAACCTCTACTCGGAGCTAACAGATTCTCTTCCCGACCTGTTCTGGGACAGCAAGCATGAACTTGGCCTTGAGGGCAATTATGATCAAGTTGGAAGGGCTCTTGACGTTGGAATACGTATTAAGATTCTAAACGAAAAGATGGACTATGCCCAAGAAATCGCTAGTGTCCTTCGTGAAAGACTGAGTGAAACGCACGGCTTACGACTAGAATGGACCATAATTCTATTGATTGCCGTTGAGGTGGGCTTTGAAGTCTTAAGGCTatggaaagaaaagaagcaggAGGAAGCCGAGGAGAAAAAGGCTTCTGCCTAG